A region of Vitis vinifera cultivar Pinot Noir 40024 chromosome 13, ASM3070453v1 DNA encodes the following proteins:
- the LOC100249674 gene encoding uncharacterized protein LOC100249674 — translation MHAIKGGWVGQTFALAKGNDSGRRKSRIRRSKEERKEMVESFIKKYQKSNDGNFPSLNLTHKEVGGSFYTVREIVREIIQENRVLGPAKLTPEEQHMVELSEQYPLGSISLEPQVHLSSSVETDSVPDHHQIRSEELVLDSSRKYTGSEHHIFDNGWIINGSHMEKKNEESDMPIYAELEVAETSGAKNALLEEVEVTAAKVTDIAADVVVETFPLRSFTKPSYSLDGELGEASIMTGILEEKETEKVETETGKSSVLDGKNSVEDPFGLVDEKAVTSPGGSLLEMNSGLIDEEAVKNVADPLLESSNITSINKDVVHDDQDGTVLEVKISHGDCLSSDTFEQSQEIAENKNLDSPNGIHSENMTGSSTSSACSETISEEAIVIEKKPNIEDGSIPQKGSSPTLDRINLESWEGASKKSTEPETNPFLAFIKAFVAGFVKFWSE, via the exons ATGCATGCTATAAAAGGTGGATGGGTTGGGCAAACTTTTGCCCTAGCTAAGGGGAATGATTCTGGAAGGAGAAAGTCTCGAATTCGCCGGTCAAAAGAGGAGAGGaaggaaatggtggaatccttTATAAAGAA ATATCAGAAATCAAATGATGGCAATTTCCCATCACTCAATCTTACACACAAGGAAGTTGGTGGGTCTTTCTACACAGTGCGAGAGATTGTCCGAGAGATTATCCAAGAAAATAGAGTGCTGGGTCCTGCTAAGTTGACCCCAGAAGAGCAGCACATGGTTGAGTTATCTGAGCAATATCCTCTTGGATCAATTTCCTTAGAACCTCAAGTTCACCTGTCATCATCAGTTGAAACTGATTCAGTACCCGACCATCATCAGATTAGGAGTGAAGAACTGGTTCTGGATTCTAGTAGAAAATACACTGGATCTGAACATCACATATTTGACAATGGATGGATCATTAATGGGAGTcatatggaaaagaaaaatgaagaatctGACATGCCAATATATGCAGAGTTGGAAGTTGCTGAAACTTCAGGGGCAAAGAATGCTCTTTTAGAAGAAGTAGAAGTAACTGCTGCTAAAGTGACGGATATAGCAGCAGATGTAGTGGTAGAGACGTTTCCATTAAGGTCTTTTACTAAGCCATCTTACAGCTTGGATGGGGAGCTAGGTGAAGCAAGCATTATGACTGGAAttttggaagaaaaggaaacagaGAAGGTGGAAACAGAAACAGGAAAAAGTTCTGTTTTGGATGGAAAGAATTCAGTAGAGGACCCTTTTGGTTTGGTGGATGAGAAAGCAGTCACAAGCCCCGGAGGTTCATTGTTGGAAATGAACTCTGGTTTGATTGATGAGGAAGCAGTTAAAAATGTTGCAGATCCATTGTTGGAAAGCTCCAATATCACTTCAATCAACAAAGATGTTGTGCATGATGATCAGGATGGCACTGTTCTTGAAGTTAAAATATCTCATGGTGACTGCTTATCATCAGACACATTTGAGCAAAGCCAGGAGATTGCTGAAAATAAg AATTTAGATTCTCCAAATGGCATCCATAGCGAGAATATGACTGGGTCTAGTACCAGCAGTGCCTGTAGTGAAACCATTTCTGAAGAGGCAattgtgattgaaaagaaacCCAATATTGAAGATGGTAGCATCCCCCAGAAAGGAAGCAGTCCAACTCTAGACAGAATTAATCT TGAATCATGGGAAGGAGCATCCAAGAAATCTACAGAGCCAGAAACTAACCCATTTCTGGCATTCATTAAGGCATTTGTAGCTGGCTTTGTGAAGTTTTGGTCTGAGTAA
- the LOC104878241 gene encoding cyclin-dependent protein kinase inhibitor SMR1 → MSTDLEFHQASLTPIKIEAPLGSKIESDNAETSPCRTPTSAEHKIPVILTCPPAPRKPRRVVRCKRRIREFDFFEIVNRDEVEEFFRSSLEVGEAKRRCKCK, encoded by the coding sequence ATGTCCACAGATCTTGAATTCCATCAAGCTTCTTTAACGCCCATCAAGATCGAAGCTCCACTTGGCAGCAAAATTGAGTCAGACAATGCAGAAACCAGCCCCTGCCGGACGCCAACCAGCGCCGAACACAAGATTCCGGTGATTCTTACCTGCCCACCGGCGCCGAGGAAGCCGAGAAGAGTGGTTCGGTGCAAGAGAAGAATAAGGGAGTTTGACTTCTTCGAGATCGTTAATAGGGACGAGGTAGAGGAGTTTTTCCGATCGAGTTTGGAGGTGGGTGAAGCCAAGAGGAGGTGTAAGTGTAAATAA
- the LOC100266843 gene encoding probable ADP-ribosylation factor GTPase-activating protein AGD6, whose amino-acid sequence MSSSSSSLAASASRRLRHLQSLSSNKTCVDCHQKNPQWASVSYGIFMCLDCSGKHRGLGVHLSFVRSVTMDSWPDSHLKKMEANSGGNDALNAFLSARGIPKDTDIPLKYNTNAAALYREKVQAIAENRRWTEPPVVKESVIKPRSVNSSSEMKVDGVRRNHSVADFRTSGGTNGPSRTWSASDIHEKVQASMDGKAEFFERKVSQNATRPEGLPPSQGGKYVGFGSTGTRPISRSSSQSDVISDAVSAVSQGFGLVSMVASSAVQSAANAVQASTKELTSKVRDAGYDEKVSVVASKTTELGQRTWGIVKDVMALATLKVEEYTGDGVESKSGQENNDSFGQSPGESKWNSDNANAGEDPKGSQWNWNDGNFGQYHAESKWNSNNANAGDCPTQNKWNGSPHKGWDDWGPDSPVAAKPNKSKSEEVWVGWD is encoded by the exons ctcttcttctttgGCAGCCTCCGCCTCACGGCGTCTTCGCCACCTCCAGTCTCTGTCTTCCAACAAGACCTGCGTCGACTGCCACCAGAAGAACCCCCAATGGGCTTCCGTCTCCTATGGCATCTTCATGTGCCTCGACTGCTCCGGCAAGCACCGCGGCCTCGGCGTCCACCTCAGCTTCGTCCGCTCCGTCACCATGGACTCCTGGCCCGACTCCCACCTCAAGAAAATGGAGGCCAACTCCGGCGGCAACGACGCCCTCAACGCCTTCCTCTCTGCCCGCGGCATCCCCAAGGACACTGATATTCCATTGAAGTACAACACCAACGCCGCAGCCCTCTACCGCGAAAAGGTCCAAGCCATCGCCGAGAACCGCCGCTGGACTGAGCCACCGGTTGTGAAAGAGTCAGTGATAAAGCCACGCAGTGTTAACAGTAGTTCCGAGATGAAGGTGGATGGGGTTCGCAGGAATCACTCGGTGGCTGATTTTCGGACAAGTGGAGGGACGAATGGGCCGAGCCGAACGTGGTCGGCTTCGGACATTCATGAGAAGGTTCAGGCGTCAATGGACGGGAAGGCGGAGTTTTTTGAGAGGAAGGTTTCGCAGAATGCAACGCGGCCGGAGGGGCTTCCGCCTTCTCAGGGAGGCAAGTATGTGGGGTTTGGATCAACGGGGACAAGACCCATCTCCAGGTCTAGTTCTCAGTCGGATGTGATCTCGGATGCTGTTTCAGCAGTTTCTCAG GGCTTTGGTCTAGTTTCTATGGTTGCATCCTCTGCAGTGCAGTCTGCTGCCAATGCTGTCCAAGCAAGCACAAAAGAGCTGACTTCCAAG GTGAGAGATGCCGGCTACGATGAGAAAGTAAGCGTGGTAGCTTCAAAGACCACTGAACTTGGACAAAGGACATGGGGAATTGTGAAGGATGTAATGGCACTGGCCACACTAAAAGTAGAAGAATACACCGGAGATGGAGTCGAGTCCAAGTCTGGCCAGGAGAATAATGATAGTTTTGGACAGAGTCCTGGAGAAAGCAAATGGAATTCAGATAATGCCAATGCTGGAGAAGATCCTAAAGGAAGCCAATGGAATTGGAATGATGGCAATTTTGGACAGTACCATGCAGAAAGCAAATGGAATTCAAATAATGCCAATGCAGGGGATTGTCCTACACAGAACAAATGGAATGGCTCACCCCATAAAGGATGGGATGATTGGGGACCAGATAGCCCTGTTGCTGCAAAACCCAACAAAAGCAAAAGTGAAGAAGTCTGGGTCGGATGGGATTGA